From a single Sinomonas atrocyanea genomic region:
- a CDS encoding type II secretion system F family protein, protein MQTPAVLIAGLLCLYSALGAAVFFLLKSRRGVPLERRRPGAQSSASALTKMTESAVGALNQTLGGRRLRLVPADKFEQAGVKIRAADFLLMCGAGVLGGAVFGFLLGGVGLALLLAILAPAGLFLWLNLKASRRQAKFGEQLPDALQGLAGSLRAGHSLLHAIDGGADDAESPMREELQRVINETRIGRDLIDSLLDTAARMKSEDFLWAAQAIETQREVGGNLAEVLENVNETIRERAQLGRMVKSLSAEGRTSAIVLVALPIVMLILLCFMNPFYASTFFASVLGWIMLGAAALLLCLGSFWLSRLIKPKY, encoded by the coding sequence GTGCAGACTCCAGCAGTCCTCATTGCGGGGCTCCTGTGCCTCTACAGCGCCCTCGGCGCCGCGGTGTTCTTCCTCCTCAAGTCCCGGCGCGGCGTCCCCCTTGAACGTCGTCGGCCGGGAGCCCAGAGCTCCGCCTCCGCCCTGACCAAGATGACGGAGAGCGCCGTAGGGGCTCTCAACCAGACTCTCGGCGGCCGCCGCCTCCGGCTCGTCCCTGCGGACAAGTTCGAGCAGGCGGGGGTGAAGATCCGGGCGGCCGACTTCCTCCTGATGTGCGGGGCCGGGGTGCTGGGCGGCGCCGTCTTCGGCTTCCTCCTCGGCGGCGTGGGGCTCGCACTCCTCCTCGCCATCCTCGCGCCGGCTGGGCTCTTCCTCTGGCTAAACCTCAAGGCCTCCCGCCGGCAGGCGAAGTTCGGCGAGCAGCTCCCGGACGCCCTCCAGGGCCTCGCCGGCAGCCTCCGCGCAGGACACAGCCTCCTCCACGCGATCGACGGTGGGGCCGACGACGCCGAGTCGCCGATGCGCGAGGAGCTGCAGCGGGTGATCAACGAGACCCGCATCGGTCGCGACCTCATCGACTCGCTCCTCGACACGGCAGCCAGGATGAAGAGCGAGGACTTCCTCTGGGCGGCTCAGGCCATCGAGACCCAGCGGGAGGTAGGCGGCAATCTCGCGGAGGTCCTCGAGAACGTCAACGAGACCATCCGCGAACGGGCACAGCTGGGCCGCATGGTGAAGTCGCTGAGCGCGGAGGGCCGGACCTCGGCCATTGTCCTCGTGGCCCTGCCCATCGTGATGCTGATCCTGCTCTGCTTCATGAACCCCTTCTATGCGAGCACCTTCTTTGCGAGCGTCCTCGGGTGGATCATGCTGGGCGCCGCGGCGCTCCTGCTCTGCCTCGGCTCGTTCTGGCTCAGCCGACTCATCAAGCCGAAGTACTGA
- a CDS encoding type II secretion system F family protein: MPFIMLAAILAIVAPAAYLTWSLASTDRSARRAIAQNLGLIKANQPKQLSMGGALRAASRRITPSGYAAWLDKKLAGAGRPKEWPLEKVIAVKPILGAFGLTLGILLFMRSPGPQMAALTVGATALTYFLPDILLRNVAQKRRESMQLALPNMLDQMLISVEAGVGFESAMTKAAENSSGPLADEFIRTLQDIQVGRSRREAYLDLAVRAAFPELRSFIRAVVQADQYGIAIANVLRAQAKEMRIKRRQRAEEHAMKIPVKILFPLIFSILPALFIIILGPTVLNIIHMFS; encoded by the coding sequence ATGCCGTTCATCATGCTCGCCGCGATCCTCGCGATCGTCGCACCCGCCGCATACCTGACCTGGTCGCTCGCGTCCACAGACCGCTCGGCCCGCAGGGCCATCGCTCAGAACCTCGGCCTCATCAAGGCGAACCAGCCCAAGCAGCTCTCGATGGGAGGCGCGCTCCGCGCAGCGTCCCGGCGCATTACGCCGAGCGGCTACGCAGCCTGGTTGGACAAGAAGCTGGCCGGGGCGGGGCGGCCCAAAGAGTGGCCCCTGGAGAAGGTCATCGCCGTCAAGCCCATCCTGGGCGCCTTCGGCCTGACGCTGGGGATTCTCCTCTTCATGCGCAGTCCAGGGCCGCAGATGGCTGCGCTCACCGTCGGCGCGACAGCTCTGACCTACTTCCTGCCGGACATCCTCCTGCGCAACGTGGCCCAGAAGCGCCGCGAGTCCATGCAATTGGCCCTGCCGAACATGCTCGACCAGATGCTCATTTCCGTCGAGGCAGGCGTCGGCTTCGAGTCGGCCATGACCAAGGCGGCGGAGAACAGCAGCGGCCCGCTCGCCGACGAATTCATCCGCACCCTGCAGGACATCCAGGTGGGCCGCTCGCGGCGTGAGGCGTACCTGGATCTCGCAGTCCGGGCAGCCTTCCCTGAGCTGCGGTCGTTTATCCGGGCCGTGGTCCAGGCCGACCAGTACGGCATCGCGATCGCCAACGTCCTGCGGGCCCAGGCCAAGGAGATGCGGATCAAGCGTCGCCAGCGCGCCGAGGAGCACGCCATGAAGATCCCGGTGAAGATCCTCTTCCCACTGATCTTCTCGATCCTGCCGGCCCTGTTCATCATCATCCTCGGGCCCACGGTCCTCAACATCATCCACATGTTCTCGTGA
- a CDS encoding Flp family type IVb pilin, with translation MSASEGTALSEPVGDSERGATATEYAVLIAFMVLAIIAGVTIFGAWLGGYYASMGQELRDVLR, from the coding sequence ATGAGCGCGAGCGAGGGAACCGCCCTGAGCGAGCCTGTCGGCGACTCGGAGCGCGGCGCCACGGCCACGGAATACGCGGTGCTGATCGCCTTCATGGTCCTCGCCATCATCGCGGGAGTGACGATCTTCGGGGCCTGGCTGGGCGGCTACTACGCCAGCATGGGCCAGGAACTCCGCGACGTCCTCCGCTGA
- a CDS encoding tRNA pseudouridine synthase A has product MTSEPSTVRVRLDLAYDGTPFSGWAVQPGLRTAQGALEEALALILRRPIRVVVAGRTDAGVHARGQVVHLDLAPAEWDGLVRRSSEEPEEVLVRRLRGALSRVLGKETGALEVRSAVVPPAGFDARFSALWRRYSYRIADRPENWDPLLRGITLWHRAGVDVGRMNAAADQLLGLQDFLAFCKPREGSTTVRTLQEFAFERTADGVVVARVRADAFCHNMVRALIGSALRVGEGLESVGWLHERMLARVRDAKTRLAPAHPLVLEEVGYPESGAEMAARADLTRALREEISGS; this is encoded by the coding sequence ATGACTTCCGAGCCCTCCACAGTGCGCGTGCGCCTCGATCTTGCGTACGACGGCACCCCGTTCAGCGGGTGGGCGGTGCAGCCAGGGCTCCGCACGGCGCAGGGGGCCCTCGAGGAGGCACTCGCCCTGATCCTGCGCCGGCCGATCCGCGTGGTGGTCGCCGGGCGCACGGATGCCGGGGTACACGCCCGGGGGCAGGTGGTGCACCTGGACCTGGCGCCCGCGGAGTGGGACGGGCTAGTACGCCGCTCGTCTGAGGAGCCCGAGGAGGTGCTCGTGCGGCGGCTGCGCGGGGCGCTGAGCCGGGTGCTCGGGAAGGAGACGGGCGCGCTCGAGGTGCGCAGCGCCGTCGTGCCTCCCGCCGGGTTCGACGCGCGCTTCTCGGCGCTGTGGCGGCGCTACTCGTACCGGATCGCGGACCGGCCGGAGAACTGGGACCCGCTGCTGCGTGGGATCACGCTCTGGCACCGAGCTGGGGTGGACGTGGGGCGGATGAACGCCGCCGCGGACCAGCTGCTGGGCCTGCAGGACTTCCTCGCCTTCTGCAAGCCGCGGGAGGGGTCGACCACGGTGCGCACCCTGCAGGAGTTCGCGTTCGAGCGGACGGCCGACGGCGTGGTGGTCGCCCGGGTGCGCGCCGACGCCTTCTGCCACAACATGGTCCGGGCGCTCATCGGCTCCGCGCTGCGCGTGGGGGAGGGGCTCGAGTCCGTGGGGTGGCTCCACGAGCGGATGCTCGCCCGGGTGCGCGATGCCAAGACGCGGCTCGCGCCGGCGCACCCGCTCGTGCTCGAGGAGGTCGGGTACCCGGAGTCGGGGGCGGAGATGGCCGCGCGGGCGGACCTGACGCGGGCGCTGCGGGAGGAAATTTCGGGCAGCTGA
- a CDS encoding Hpt domain-containing protein yields MSTKETVVTAPGIVSERAGGVQPLINPAALQILAEDVGPETAASFSRAFVRLWPRRRDSLIAALGQDDYAAAHDAALSLRTSSAMVGASRLAGLAGQLERCLRAEGTAAATRFLPSILECGPHTLSRLSNDSGS; encoded by the coding sequence ATGAGCACGAAGGAGACCGTCGTGACCGCGCCGGGCATAGTGTCCGAGAGGGCAGGCGGCGTCCAGCCACTCATTAACCCCGCGGCCCTGCAGATCCTCGCCGAGGACGTCGGCCCCGAGACGGCGGCGTCGTTCTCACGCGCCTTCGTACGCCTCTGGCCGCGCCGCCGTGACAGCCTCATCGCCGCCCTCGGACAGGACGACTACGCTGCCGCACACGACGCCGCCCTCAGCCTGAGGACCTCCTCTGCGATGGTCGGAGCCTCCCGACTCGCCGGGCTCGCCGGGCAGCTCGAACGGTGCTTGCGTGCAGAGGGCACAGCTGCTGCGACAAGGTTTCTCCCGTCTATCCTCGAGTGCGGGCCCCACACCCTCTCGCGGCTGTCCAATGACAGCGGGTCGTGA
- a CDS encoding type II secretion system F family protein, translating into MAIPLLAAAVVGASLAALCWSLLSVDRAGFRAIRTNLGRGIAPAATAPQTSPGLSALLEAITRRLTPAAYVRRLDRLLMHAGRPASLPLGRLLAAKPALAILGAVSGLLLLSLGSTPTFRLIALFLVVFGYMVPDLMLLSRGMERQKIIQRDLPNTLDQLLISVEAGLGFEAALARASSNGKGPLAEELARTLQDMQVGRSRREAYLGLAERTTAAEVRSFVQAVVQADAYGIAIARVLHIQAKAMRVKRRQRAEEQAMKLPVKVLFPLLFFIFPVLFIAILGPAVINTIATLSGR; encoded by the coding sequence ATGGCCATCCCCCTTCTCGCAGCCGCTGTCGTCGGCGCCTCCCTCGCTGCCCTATGCTGGTCCCTCCTCTCGGTCGACCGTGCCGGGTTCCGCGCAATCCGGACGAACCTCGGCCGCGGCATCGCCCCCGCCGCCACGGCTCCGCAGACGAGCCCGGGCCTGAGCGCCCTCCTCGAGGCGATCACGCGCCGGCTCACTCCCGCAGCCTACGTCCGCCGCCTCGATAGGCTCCTCATGCACGCGGGCCGACCGGCGTCCCTCCCTCTCGGACGCCTCCTCGCCGCGAAGCCGGCCCTCGCCATCCTGGGCGCAGTGTCCGGCCTGCTCTTGCTCTCGCTCGGCTCGACCCCCACGTTCCGGCTCATCGCACTGTTCCTCGTGGTCTTCGGATACATGGTTCCCGACCTCATGCTCCTGAGCCGCGGCATGGAACGGCAGAAGATCATCCAGCGCGACCTCCCCAACACTCTCGACCAGCTCCTCATCTCGGTCGAAGCCGGCCTCGGCTTCGAAGCGGCCCTCGCCCGGGCGAGCTCGAACGGCAAGGGCCCGCTCGCTGAAGAACTCGCGCGCACCCTCCAGGACATGCAGGTCGGCCGGTCCCGGCGCGAGGCCTACCTCGGCCTCGCCGAACGCACCACAGCAGCAGAGGTCCGCAGCTTCGTCCAGGCCGTCGTCCAGGCCGACGCTTACGGCATCGCGATCGCCCGGGTGCTCCACATCCAGGCCAAGGCCATGCGCGTCAAACGCCGTCAGCGCGCCGAGGAACAAGCGATGAAGCTTCCCGTCAAGGTGCTCTTCCCGTTGCTCTTCTTCATCTTCCCGGTGCTGTTCATCGCGATCCTCGGACCCGCTGTCATCAACACCATCGCAACGTTGTCGGGGCGGTAG
- a CDS encoding type II secretion system F family protein, which produces MEVMLGCGLLLAAGLISALMALRPGHRALPASRRRPPTASNESGFGRAAAGFADALQGWISVRRFRVVSPESLDLAGLRVRQADLLIWVIAGAAMGIALGLLGGSLGIGILLALLAPVAPHLLVRSRIGKRRKRFDTQLPDTLNLLAGGLRAGHSILRAIDAAAAESPEPTANEMRRLVHETALGRDLLASLQDTSTRMRNEDFVWVAQAIQINREVGGNLADVLDQVNETIRERSEIKGHISALAAEGKFSAYILMALPIGIVVMLMLVNPSYMTPMFTDPLGWAMIAASAVLMGIGGFWLKKIITIQF; this is translated from the coding sequence ATGGAAGTGATGCTCGGGTGCGGCCTCCTCCTCGCCGCCGGCCTCATCTCAGCCCTCATGGCCCTGCGCCCGGGGCATCGCGCCCTCCCGGCCTCCCGGCGCCGTCCTCCCACCGCATCGAACGAATCGGGCTTCGGGCGGGCCGCAGCCGGGTTCGCGGACGCCCTCCAGGGATGGATCTCGGTGCGGCGCTTCCGCGTCGTGTCTCCCGAGTCACTCGACCTCGCCGGGCTGCGCGTCCGCCAGGCCGACCTGCTCATCTGGGTGATCGCAGGCGCAGCCATGGGCATCGCCCTCGGTCTCCTCGGCGGCAGCCTCGGGATCGGCATCCTGCTCGCGCTCCTCGCGCCGGTCGCCCCGCACCTGCTCGTGCGCTCCCGGATCGGCAAGCGCCGCAAGCGGTTCGACACCCAGCTCCCGGACACCCTGAACCTGCTCGCAGGGGGCCTGCGCGCGGGCCACAGCATCCTGAGGGCGATCGACGCGGCCGCAGCCGAGAGCCCGGAGCCGACGGCGAACGAGATGCGCCGCCTCGTGCACGAGACCGCGCTGGGCCGCGACCTGCTCGCCTCTCTGCAGGACACCTCCACGCGCATGCGGAACGAGGACTTCGTCTGGGTCGCGCAGGCCATCCAGATCAACCGGGAGGTCGGTGGCAACCTCGCCGACGTCCTTGACCAGGTCAACGAGACCATCCGCGAGCGAAGCGAGATCAAAGGCCATATCTCGGCCCTGGCCGCGGAAGGCAAGTTCTCCGCGTACATACTCATGGCGCTGCCCATCGGCATCGTCGTCATGCTCATGCTGGTCAACCCCAGCTACATGACCCCCATGTTCACAGACCCGCTCGGCTGGGCGATGATCGCCGCCTCCGCGGTGCTCATGGGCATCGGCGGGTTCTGGCTGAAGAAGATCATCACCATCCAGTTCTAG